The Globicephala melas chromosome 20, mGloMel1.2, whole genome shotgun sequence genome contains a region encoding:
- the LOC115849344 gene encoding LOW QUALITY PROTEIN: elongation factor 1-delta-like (The sequence of the model RefSeq protein was modified relative to this genomic sequence to represent the inferred CDS: deleted 2 bases in 1 codon), which yields MATNFLVHEKIWFDKFKYDDAERKFYEQMNGSMAGSSHQENGASVILRDVTRARENIHKSLAGSSGPAASSGPGGDHSELVIRIASLEVENQSLRGVVQDLQQAVSKLEAWLSALEKSSPTHPATAPQTQHVSPVRQVERPTRKAVTVTEDEDDDIDLLGSDEEEDQEAAWLREERLQQYAEKKVKKPALVAKSSILLDIKPWDDETDMAQLEACMCSIQLDGLTWWGASKLGPVGYGTHKLQIQCVVEDDKVGTDLLEEEITKFEEHVQSVDTAAFNKI from the exons ATGGCCACAAACTTTCTAGTGCACGAGAAGATCTGGTTTGACAAGTTCAAATATGATGATGCAGAAAGGAAATTCTATGAGCAGATGAACGGGTCCATGGCTGGCTCCTCACACCAGGAGAATGGCGCCAGCGTGATCCTCCGTGACGTCACAAGAGCCAGAGAAAACATCCATAAGTCCCTGGCTGGAAGCTCAGGCCCTGCGGCCTCCAGTGGGCCCGGTGGAGACCACAGTGAGCTTGTCATCCGGATCGCCAGCCTGGAAGTGGAGAACCAGAGCCTGCGAGGGGTGGTGCAGGATCTGCAGCAGGCTGTCTCCAAGCTGGAGGCCTGGCTGAGTGCACTAGAGAAAAGCTCGCCCACCCACCCGGCCACAGCTCCGCAGACCCAGCACGTGTCTCCCGTGCGCCAAGTGGAGCGCCCCACCCGGAAGGCGGTCACCGTCACAGAGGACGAGGACGATGACATTGACCTGCTCGGCAGCGATGAGGAGGAGGACCAGGAGGCTGCCTGGCTGCGGGAGGAAAGGCTGCAGCAGTACGCTGAGAAGAAGGTCAAGAAGCCTGCCCTGGTGGCCAAGTCCTCCATTCTCCTGGACATCAAGCCTTGGGATGACGAGACGGACATGGCCCAGCTGGAGGCCTGCATGTGCTCCATCCAGCTGGATGGGctgacctgg tggggggcctcCAAGCTGGGGCCCGTGGGCTATGGCACCCACAAGCTGCAGATCCAGTGTGTGGTGGAGGACGACAAGGTGGGCACGGACCTGCTGGAAGAGGAGATCACCAAGTTCGAGGAGCATGTGCAGAGCGTTGACACTGCTGCTTTCAACAAGATCTGA